Proteins co-encoded in one Metabacillus sp. KUDC1714 genomic window:
- a CDS encoding LCP family protein has translation MGELKKKRKRVRLRWGRVFGALLILFVFIIGVYSVYQYIQGTLEGNNKTFKNDQGNHAFQGKKNEIGDVNVLLLGSDSRGEKQARTDTIMVAHYDQRTHSVKLISFMRDMYVSIPGHGKQKLNAAYAYGGPELLRKTIKENFSLDINYYAIVDFKGFEEAVDILVPNGIQVDVPHLMTSGIGMEIEKGKQTLHGKELLGYVRYRQDRLSDFGRVQRQQEVVSKIVEDSVSLRNVAKLPKLLGVLNSYVDTNIETTTLFTIGKDFVTNNKGDLETLRIPENGSFQNIRYEDIGEVLEVDFQQNKEAIKKFIEGENHNSDGQNEEDK, from the coding sequence ATGGGAGAGCTGAAAAAGAAAAGAAAGAGAGTAAGACTAAGATGGGGAAGAGTATTTGGAGCGCTTCTTATTCTTTTTGTCTTCATTATTGGAGTATATAGTGTTTATCAGTACATACAAGGGACATTAGAAGGTAACAATAAAACTTTTAAAAATGATCAAGGAAACCATGCTTTTCAAGGGAAGAAAAATGAAATAGGTGATGTAAACGTTCTTTTATTAGGTAGTGATTCTAGAGGGGAAAAACAAGCTAGAACGGATACGATTATGGTAGCACACTATGATCAACGTACTCATTCGGTTAAACTTATTTCGTTTATGCGTGATATGTATGTATCAATTCCAGGACATGGGAAGCAAAAATTAAATGCTGCTTATGCATATGGAGGTCCAGAATTACTGAGGAAAACCATTAAAGAAAATTTTAGTCTAGATATTAATTATTACGCGATTGTAGATTTTAAAGGATTCGAAGAGGCTGTAGATATTCTCGTTCCAAATGGCATTCAAGTGGATGTACCACATTTAATGACTTCTGGAATCGGAATGGAGATAGAAAAAGGTAAGCAAACCCTTCATGGGAAAGAGCTGTTGGGCTATGTCCGTTATCGCCAAGATCGTTTGAGTGATTTTGGAAGAGTACAAAGACAGCAAGAAGTTGTTTCAAAAATTGTGGAGGATTCTGTAAGTCTTCGTAATGTAGCGAAACTCCCTAAGCTATTGGGTGTCTTGAATTCATATGTGGATACAAATATTGAAACTACTACACTATTTACGATCGGAAAAGACTTTGTGACAAATAATAAAGGAGATTTAGAGACTCTCCGTATCCCTGAAAATGGCAGTTTTCAAAATATACGTTATGAGGATATTGGAGAAGTATTAGAGGTGGATTTTCAACAAAATAAGGAAGCTATTAAAAAATTTATTGAGGGAGAAAATCATAATAGTGACGGTCAAAATGAAGAGGATAAGTGA
- a CDS encoding patatin-like phospholipase family protein: MKIDAVFEGGGVRGIAFIGAIQAMEEENVEWERLAGTSAGAVIAALLASGFKSYEIRDRFKEMDYSKFRGLTILNRIPLIGSFLELMVHLGIYKNDYLETWMDAILSEKGIRTFADLPDGKLKIIASDVSNGQMLILPDDLDRYGMTPADLKVSTAIMMSASIPFFFRPVIWKSKDNNKSYILDGGLLSNFPIWLYDTDNPRFPTFGFRFVKDEVDIGAVIPTPLHLFKNIFKTMLQAHDLRHLNEETNERTIKIPTGGITTTDFELNKDEIEFLYHSGYTSAKEFLSKWDFEKHKAKRKQKEKI, translated from the coding sequence TTGAAGATAGATGCGGTTTTTGAAGGTGGTGGGGTGAGGGGAATTGCTTTTATTGGAGCGATTCAAGCCATGGAAGAGGAAAACGTAGAATGGGAAAGACTAGCAGGAACATCAGCAGGTGCCGTAATAGCTGCTCTGTTAGCAAGCGGTTTTAAAAGCTATGAAATTAGAGATAGGTTTAAAGAAATGGATTATTCTAAATTTCGAGGGTTGACAATCCTGAATCGAATTCCCCTTATCGGCAGCTTTTTGGAGCTAATGGTCCATCTTGGAATTTATAAAAATGATTATCTTGAAACATGGATGGATGCTATTCTTTCAGAAAAAGGCATTAGGACATTTGCAGATCTACCAGATGGGAAATTAAAAATTATCGCTTCAGATGTTTCAAATGGACAAATGCTTATTTTGCCAGATGATTTGGATCGCTATGGGATGACTCCTGCTGATTTAAAAGTTTCAACCGCGATTATGATGAGTGCTTCAATACCATTTTTCTTCCGTCCGGTTATTTGGAAATCTAAAGACAACAACAAATCCTATATTTTAGATGGGGGATTACTTAGTAATTTTCCAATATGGTTATATGATACTGATAACCCCCGTTTCCCAACGTTCGGCTTCCGTTTTGTAAAAGATGAAGTTGATATTGGGGCTGTTATACCAACCCCGTTACACCTTTTTAAAAATATTTTTAAAACGATGCTTCAAGCACATGATTTGCGACATCTCAACGAAGAAACGAATGAACGTACGATTAAAATTCCGACTGGCGGTATCACCACAACTGATTTTGAACTAAATAAGGATGAAATCGAATTTCTCTATCATTCAGGTTATACTTCCGCTAAGGAATTTTTATCGAAGTGGGATTTTGAAAAGCATAAGGCTAAACGAAAGCAAAAAGAAAAGATTTAA